TTTGTCCTTGGTTCATTTGCCTTTCCTTCCTCTCATGCTTCGTTTAATTTCGTCCCTCGTTTAAGTCTCTCCCGCATTCCCCTCAATCTGCTGTATATAATCCCGGGGAGAGAGCCCGGTGACCTTCTTGAACACCTTGCTGAAATAGAAGGCGCTCTCATAGCCGAGCTTCTGGGAGATTTCGTAGATCCGGCCTTCGCCGCGGACCATCATCTCCTTGGCGGCTGTGATTTTGGTCTCTGTGATATACTCAACATAGTTCACCCCGGCGACCTTGGAGAACAGGTGGCTCAGATAGTTGGGGCTGAAGTTGAACACATCCGCCACCTGATGGAGCGAGAGCTTGGTGCCGAGATTTCTTTTGATATACTCCTGGACATTCTTCACCACCTGCTCCTTATAGCTCTGTCTGCGGGTGGCGAGCATTCGGACGCAGCCGTCCCGGAACTGGACGAGCCAGCCGATAATCTCCTCAATCGTATGCATCTGGTAGATCGCCCGGTAGCCCTCCGGCTCCTGCTCGAAGATCTGCTCCACCATGTTCTCCCCGTCCGCAAGCAGGGAGGTTGCCATATACAGAATATTGCAGGCGGCATCGGTGGCGGGAACGAGCAGGCCAGGTCGTCCGTCGAAGATCTCGATCATCCGGGAGATGATGCTGTGCAGAGCGCGGGTATCCATTTCTTCAAAAGCTCTGCGGATCACAAGCCGCGATTCCGAGAAATCAAACAGCAGATGCTCCTGCAGAGGGGCTTCGCCCTCCGTGAAGAAGACGAAGGAGCGCTCCTTCACAGCGGCGGGCAGTGCCTTCCGGGCAGCGAGATAGCTTCCCTGCAACAAAAACGGATCTTCCGCCGCGAAGCCAATCGCCCCGATAATGGTCACATTGAAATAATTATGCAACACGGAAGCCATATCCGCCAGCAAATTCTGGATGTCAGGCATCCAGAGCTGCGGGTCCGGGCCCGGAACTGGCAGGGTCAGGGCGAAGTTGCGCAGATCCAGGCTGGTGACGTAGCAGGCGCTTCTGGAGGCAAGCGTATCCTTCGCCATCTGTACCGTGCTTGAGCATAAGGCAACCAGCTTATCCCCGCGCGGCGGGACGGTGTCCGGCCCGAGAATGCGGCAGGTACAGACCAGATAGGCCGGCGCGGAGAGGTCTACCTCCAGATCCTCCTTTTGCAGCAGATACTGGTTCTTGTTCTCGAACAGACCGCTTAACAGCCGGATGAAAAATTTATCCCGCTGAGCCTGGAGATTGCCGCGATGGACCAGCTTCGGATAGCTCTCCATGGCCTGGTAGGCTTCGAGTGTGGAAATCGCTCTGCGGATCGATTCCGCCAGCGCCTCCGGGGTCAGCTCCAGCTTCACCAGGTAATCGGTAGCCTGGACCTCAATCGCTCCGCGCGCATACTGGAATTCCTCGTAGCTGGTCAGCATGATGAACAGCGGAAGCCGCCCATACTTGCGGCGGACCGAGCCGGCGACCTCGAGGCCGCTTTTGATCGGCATTTTGATATCGCTGATTACAATGTCCGGGCGCAGGGTGTCGATCATCTCTTCCTCCTGCGCGCCGTTGTGGGCGATGCCGACAATTTCAATATTATATTGCTCCCATTTCAGCATGGACTGGAGTCCGATGCAGACCAGGGCTTCATCATCTGCGATTAATAATTTGATCAAGCTCATCACATCCTTGCTCGGTATGCTATTGTTTTGGGGTCCCCGCAAAGTACCTGAGTACTCATCGAAGCTAAGGCCTCACTTTGTGGGGGATTATAGCTATTCTCTCTGCCGGAAGGGCAGCAGCAGCTTCATCTTGGTGTAACGGCCGACCTCGCTCGCAATCGACAAGCCGTACTCCCGGCCAAAAGCAAGCTGCAGCCGCTCGTTCACACTGCGCAGCCCGATATTCTCCAGCATTCCCTTAGCCTCGTCCCCGGGAACGGTTAGAATGGTGGCAATCTGCTCCGCCGTCATCCCGATCCCGTTGTCCTCGATCGTAATGAGCAGATCCGTGAATCCGCTCTTCGTGACCCGGACAACAATATCGCCTCGGCCCTTGGGCTCGATGCCGTGGAAGATCGCATTCTCGACCAAGGGCTGGAGCGTGAAGCGGGGAATAAGCCCGGCGAGCAGCGCTTCCTCTTCAATCTCTGTGACCATAGTAACCGTGCTGCCGTACCGGTATTTCTGAATCAGGAAATAATCATCTAGCAGGCTCAGCTCATCCTTCAGCGGCATCAGTCTCCGGTTATCCTTGGCGATGCTGCGGAGCAGCCGGGACAGGGAGGTCGTCATCTCTGCAATGCCGGTGGCGTTCTGGATCGTAGCCATCCATTTGATCGAATTCAGGGTATTATACAGGAAGTGCGGATTAATCTGGTTCTGGAGCATCCGGTATTCCAGCTCCTGCTTCTGCTTCT
The sequence above is a segment of the Paenibacillus sp. FSL R7-0204 genome. Coding sequences within it:
- a CDS encoding helix-turn-helix domain-containing protein; the encoded protein is MIKLLIADDEALVCIGLQSMLKWEQYNIEIVGIAHNGAQEEEMIDTLRPDIVISDIKMPIKSGLEVAGSVRRKYGRLPLFIMLTSYEEFQYARGAIEVQATDYLVKLELTPEALAESIRRAISTLEAYQAMESYPKLVHRGNLQAQRDKFFIRLLSGLFENKNQYLLQKEDLEVDLSAPAYLVCTCRILGPDTVPPRGDKLVALCSSTVQMAKDTLASRSACYVTSLDLRNFALTLPVPGPDPQLWMPDIQNLLADMASVLHNYFNVTIIGAIGFAAEDPFLLQGSYLAARKALPAAVKERSFVFFTEGEAPLQEHLLFDFSESRLVIRRAFEEMDTRALHSIISRMIEIFDGRPGLLVPATDAACNILYMATSLLADGENMVEQIFEQEPEGYRAIYQMHTIEEIIGWLVQFRDGCVRMLATRRQSYKEQVVKNVQEYIKRNLGTKLSLHQVADVFNFSPNYLSHLFSKVAGVNYVEYITETKITAAKEMMVRGEGRIYEISQKLGYESAFYFSKVFKKVTGLSPRDYIQQIEGNAGET